A window of Pomacea canaliculata isolate SZHN2017 linkage group LG3, ASM307304v1, whole genome shotgun sequence contains these coding sequences:
- the LOC112559055 gene encoding uncharacterized protein LOC112559055 gives MSVVCTVRLPGGLDHPPLGLGGLAGGLVVGTQKARDLLRNDKLLWFIEYTVTGIVVSMFVLGTCFMVAGHLSTDPTSRRVFNSTSKNRCGRGLNMFLLGFMYVLSLCWMLACTLLSTPVVLLVLMYIVTAMPLEDGCFNPSNFGFPEREKVCSASGELDIFKNHAKDVLICYSVGLLSSVIIVISMIHFLICVSANITHLRDNRFATLNAYEGEEIRNSKHSVLDTNM, from the exons ATGTCTGTCGTATGTACCGTGCGGCTCCCTGGTGGCCTGGATCATCCTCCTCTGGGGCTTGGTGGCCTTGCCGGCGGACTGGTGGTCGGCACGCAAAAGGCACGTGACCTTCTGAGAAACGACAAACT GTTGTGGTTCATAGAGTACACAGTGACCGGCATTGTGGTGTCCATGTTCGTCCTCGGCACATGTTTCATGGTGGCTGGTCACCTATCGACGGACCCCACAAGCCGACGGGTATTTAACTCTACCTCCAAGAACCGATGTGGGCGAGGGTTAAATATGTTT CTGCTGGGGTTCATGTATGTGCTGAGCCTGTGCTGGATGTTGGCGTGCACACTGTTGAGCACACCAGTCGTCCTCCTAGTCCTCATGTACATCGTCACAGCCATGCCTTTGGAAGATGGCTGCTTCAACCCCAGTAACTTTG GATTTCCAGAGCGAGAGAAAGTATGCAGTGCCTCTGGTGAACTGGATATTTTCAAAAACCAT GCCAAGGACGTGCTTATCTGCTATAGCGTTGGTCTCCTATCTTCAGTCATCATTGTCATTAGCATG ATACACTTCCTGATCTGTGTCAGTGCAAACATCACACATCTTCGTGACAACCGCTTTGCCACACTCAATGCTTACGAAGGGGAGGAGATAAGGAACTCTAAGCACTCAGTCCTGGACACCAACATGTAG